The nucleotide sequence CCCAGGAACTACTTTCAGCAAGTGACTGATGTTTATTTCCTGGCCTCTGGtccctttcttcatttcagtaacCTGTCCAGTGCAGGTCGCTACTGCTTAATCCCATGCCTGCTATTTCTATTCCCTTTCTCCAAAACATCTGTTTACAAAACAAAGTCATCATGTGTCTAACAATTCTGTGCAACCTCTAAAATCAAGCCTTAGCACTTCCTCTGACAGTCTTCATTGGATTTTAAGGGTTGGTTTGTCAGTCCCCCACCAAAATCTCCCTGCTTTAAGTCTGCTACTTTGTGATCAAAAATagtttacttttttctcttccagataATGCCTATCTTATCTTAAAGCCTTAAAGTTGCCTTAGTCCAGTGGCTTCTGGAAGTGAGCCTActttcttgcttgctttggGTCTCAAACCCATTGTTAGTAAGCAAAAACATTCAGCCGGTACTAAGTTAGCAATACTCACCCCCCCCAGCTATTCGCTGTAACAGCCTGAAAtactgacaaaagaaaataacttggaATCTGGATTGTAACACCTTACTTTCCAGATGACTCAGCTTAAAGCTTCTGAAGCACAAGAAGCAGATCAGTAGCAATTGGGTTGCAACTGGTGGACTTCTGCAAAGATCTGTCGTGCCTTCTCATTACACAAGAACATCTTTCAACATTTATTGGAGAAGATAATGCTTAAAGGCAGCAATATGTATATTCGCAAACCACATGCTTCTCAAACACTTTGCACGACACCTTAAAACAGAATCTAGAATAATCCCTACTGGGGACCGCTGCTCTGACATCCACTCCaaataagggaaagaagggggatgcagaaaggaagcagaaccGGTCCTGTCATTAATAGATCACCTTATAAGCCTACTCTTGCTGAACTATTTTATACCACGCCTTTTGCTAGTAATGAAAATCACCAACTTGCATCTTTGAGAGCCAGAATAGAACGATTTCTGATTTCAGCACTTTCAGACTTATTCACTGATGCTCACAGCCTTTGTGTATACGACAACATAAGCTAAACTTCTAAGTCACTATAGAAGAATGGGCtcaaagaaggaacaaaacccATGGTTTTATTAAAACCAAAAGTACCCAGTGCTTTCAGCTCTTATATTTTGCCAACAATTTGCACATACAGACAGCTAACAGTTTCAAGCGTTTActcttaaataattttacaaCTGATGAcaaacagttttcctttcaaaagatGTAAACAATTGCTTGTGCAAATCAACTTTTGACAGACTATGGCTTCTTACAATCATCCCCCTTTCAACATCATCAGCATCTAAAATCTTCTTCTGAAGCATCTAGTTCACACTATTCTACTGCGCTAGAAATAAGTTAAGACTGTCTTTTCATAGCAAAACATTCTGCTGCCCACAACTGAAGATACTCAGTACATATTGCAGAAGGCGCTGCCTGACGAAATTAAGACTTTTCTCTGGCTGAATATTTACTCcagtagaaatgaagaaaaattctcaAAAGTAGAGTTGGTAATAGGTCCAACTTAAATACCAAAATAGTGCCACAATACATTTGAAACTAGGAAGTAAAGAAAATCAACAAGATCCAGCACCAAGACATATCTTCTATCTATTAGGTCTGTTTGTAACTGTTATTTAGTCTAAATGCTGCTAAAATTGTTCTGGGACATGCAGCACGCTTCTAGAAGCTGAGGTAAACAAACGAGAACATTTGTAAAAACACTACAAAATCAAATCAATTTGAATGAACTGACTAGCAGTTATAAGAGAAGCGTAAGTAAAAAAACCACCTCAACATAAATCCTAAGGCGTTACGTACAAGGTATAGACTTGTACACATCACAAGAACAATGTAGATTTTCCCAAAGGTTAACCAAGCTACAATAAGCCCATTTCGCAATCATAATTAATTCTATAAGTCCACTGGTTTTGCAGCTGGTAGCAGTTTCACTTTAGATATTGGATTCTTTGGAGAGCCTCTATAACGAGCTTTTTCTTTAGCTGGAGCACTTCTTGTGATTGTAGACTTTTCCGGAGCAAAACCTGGAATGTTTACATCTGCATTAACTTTTAAGCAAGATTTCACTGTTTCATGATTGGTTAGATCTTCTAGAACAGACTTGGATGGATGAACAGTCACTTTCTGTCTGTAGATTCCAGCAGTTCTTACAGAACCATCTGGCTTGTCTGATGGATACAGATGTCTGCAACATGATTTGGATGTTAGGTCAAGCTGACAATGAGATGTAGATACTTGGTCAAATGTACTTTCACTCCTGAGTGACAAAGCTATGGAATTCTTATTGGGTTTTTCTGTGCAGCAGGACAGTGCAGAATCGCAGCTCAAAGATTTTACGAGTGGTGAACCAACATCATTAGCTATACTGAGCCGAGAGCTTATAGATCTTTTGTTAGCCTCCAATAAGGAATTCATTCTTCTTACAGACTGTCGAACAGGAGTACGTTGGAATTTAagaggtggttttgttttgcttacagAACTTGGGTCATTTAATGAAAGCTTGTTAAACCACTGTATGTGGTCAGAAACCTTTCCATGGTCAGAAACAGCTGATGTCTTATTTAAAGTTCTAGCAGAATTTTCAGCCTGCAAGTATTGGCTGCCCACTTCATTTCCTGATGTAGGCAACTGCAAGGCAGGAAGCTGTCCTGCCCCTGGAAGTTTGGAAGTACCTTCTTCTGAATTACAGCATTTTACCGTtccattttcagctgtttgtggATGCATTAGCTCTagttcctcttttcttccaaaggaaTCTAATGTTTTAAAGTCATCTTTTGATGAAGTGTTCTGAACAGTCAAATTGTCTTCTCTGATTAGTACTTGTGTCACAGGAAGTTCTACTACATTTCTTATATCTGGTTTCTGGACCTGAAGTTCAATTTCAATAGAAGTTCggaagctttttttctccaaagccttaatttcatctttttttggTTGCTGCTTATCAGTAGCATCAGACTGATTCTGTTGGTAGAACAGCTCTCTGGACTCTAACTTTGCTGGACTTTGAGAAACTTCAGCTACCAATTCTTTCTCTCGACTAAGTCCTGTGAGATGCAGAGTTTCTGTTAATGTTTCACCTGTTACACCTGAGAAAGAAGGCTGTGTATCAGCTCTCAGATGGTGAAGATTACTTCCAGATGCAGAGAAAGCTCGTTTAACTTTCAGTAATGTTTCTGCAGTTAAATTATTTGCTTCTTCACAAAGCTTTAACCTGTTGTCTTGTTGATCTTCAGCTGTGAGTTTGTAATCATCTGGAAGAACTGGtggcttttcaaatatgaaagcAGATTCTGAAGAACTGTTTCCTTGCAGAATTCCCTCGCTGCTGCTGATCTCCTGAGACTCTTTAACAGTGGGACTATTCCATGACATTCTGTAAACAACTTTGTTGCAGCATTTTGGAGTTAACAAGTTTTCTTCTGACTTGCTCACATTCTTTGaaccttaaaataaatatcatagGTGTTTAATAACAATGTCTTGCAATTTAAAATGACATCtataggaaaaatttctcctaaAAGAAGTTACAAAACTAGCACTGAATGTAAAGGTGCCATTAAGCTCTGTTATTTTAGAGATGTGACTTCAGTTCTTCATATTAtgaatttttttcccacatcTCATGGTGTTTAACCAGCAGAAGAGAACTACTAAAATACACTAAAGACACAAGCTTGTCCTAAACCATTCCNNNNNCCCCCCAAAAGAAGCCACTAGCATTTACTAGCTTTTATCTTACTAgctagaaacatttttaatccAATTGCTCTCTGCATAAAGTTACTTTTGCCTTACAAAAATTTcacccccttcccccccccactATGGTCTATTAGGTATTTACCTTTCTTACAGACTTTTTCATTGACACACGGGCTGAAGAGCACACCTCTCTTTGCAcattcagctctgctttccaaaCTTGGTTGACTTGCAAGACGCCTTCCAATATTTTCAGCTCTATTACCAACTGCACATCCTGATGCAAcattcttggaagaaaaaaaaattggaatctCATTTATAAAGAAACCACCAGGATAAAAGCTATGCAAATCATAGTGATTCTAGCTCTTTTCCTGGAGATACTTCATCTTTCCTCAGTACTCTGTAGACCTATGTAGGAAATAGCCTACCTGCACCAACATAGGTTTAACCACTCTCTGAATATAGAGACTGCATGCACAGCCTCTGCAAAATCAGAGGTTCAGAAACAGTAAGAACTACTGATCGCAACTGCATTGGGTTTACTCCAGCTGTCAGATAAGCCCCTATCTGTTTGCTCGCTCACTCCAGCAGGTCACGAGAGAGAATCAGAATGGgagagagcaaggaaaaaaaatacaccatcataaaacaaacaaaacctcacAAAAACTCTCATAAGTGATGCAAAAGTAATTGTTCCCATCAGCAGACTGAGCACTGGCCACTTAGAAAATATTCCACCTCAGTTGTATTGCCAAGAATGACATTATATGGCATGGAATACTGGCCTTTTTGGTCAATTCAGGTCAGCTGTCACAACTGTGTCCCCTGCCAGCCTCTTGTTCCACTCCAGCCAAAACCAATGCAAACGAGATTGTCAGTTACCACTATGGAAATAAACCTACAGCTTCTTGCACTTGATAGCAGGTCCAGTTGTACTGTTACCCCACCATTAGCAATCAAGTCCTTCCAGTTAGTGAAAAGCAGTGCCCAAAACATTTGATTTCAATTTGCATTGTAATAGAAGTGGCATACTTACCACgtctctgctgcttttccccaaaCCGAACTTCAAGCGTAATGACCTACGAACCATTTCTTTTCGGCTAATCTTTGGAGAAAAGCAACCTGTTTTTCCTGATTCAGCCCTGGgaagacagagaggaagaagTGACACCAAAAACTCCTTAGGAGGGCAATGACAACATCCTTACACTTCTTTCCTCTAGCTTGACAACTTCTATTACCTTCACATCAAGCTTTTTTAATGGGCACAGGAAGGTTCCTTTGAAGCCTTGATAtgatactttttatttttattttgaactaGATTTTACTGCCTataatgattttgaaaatattataaaaatctATTGTgttttaaacacacaaaaaatcatTATAAAAACTGAATGAGATTTTACACACCGGTAGTCAAGGACGTTAGACcagtttgtttcttgtttgagAGTTAAGGCTAATTACCTGTACAACTTTTTGCTTGCAAGTCTTTTACTTCTTCTGTTCCCTGTGCTAGACAAATGATTTTCACCACACGTTGAAGGAGATAATGAAGTTTGAGGTGATTCAAGAGACACACAAGGGCTTGCTTCAAACTGAACTACAGGAACAAAATACATGATCTTAAAATAATCAAGTTTTCAGATAAGTACATAACAGATAacatagcaaagaaaaagagtCTTCATAGATCagatattttacttattttctgcaATGATGCCTTGAAGTTATTTTGACTTccattttgtttaatattaaacGAGGCTGTTGTTTGAAGCATTCATAGAAGTTGGATTGCAATGAAACGTCTGTTATAGAAAAATAACCACTTCaagaagcaaagggaaaaaaaatgaaggcattGTATTTACCTGATGCTGGTGTGGAGCTGCTGTTAAAAATACTACTTGGTAACAACTCAAAAGCAAAACCGTGCTTAAAAGATCTTCTCTTCTTGCTGGACAAGCCCTGAGAGCAATCAGCTGGAAGCTTACGCTTAGTACTTGGAGTAAGAACCACTGGAGTCATGgatgaaagaactgaaattaaGAAAACCAAAATTTTCAACAACAGCTTGAAAGGGTGAGAGTTTAATAGAATACAGCTTTGTTCTTTACCCCAGAAGAAGTTGCTGTAAAAATTTAGTTAAAGTGCATGCATTTTGAACAGGCCAAAGCAGTCAGTATAGCTTAGTTGgctccattttttatttttatttttttgcttggttgttttctttgcaagcTAGAGtaccagaaaggaaaatacaaagccacatattaataaaataatgtaggtattacaaaaaaagaacaagaaaaaaaacagtcatttctCTGTAAGTTTAAGAAAGACTACAATTGAAGGAAGTCCTTCAATTTTCAAGTCAAGACAAAATGTTACACTTCTGAAGCCTTAATGCACGTTTgacaaaaagcacaaagcacTAATGCTAGAACCAGCCCGTGGCTGCGGTGATTGTAGCTGCTGCAAGAGCTAAACTAAATGCAGTATCTTGAACAAAAATGTATCTATATTCATAGTTTTACACAATTGAAACATAATCATTTATCTTCAGTTAAAATTCTTGAGCTTTGTTGTAGAATATAGCGTACGAATCCAGAAGATACTGCGTGCGCTCTGTTTAGCACAAATATACTAATACCTACCGCTTCTGTCTTGCTGAGGTGTAGTGGAGGGTGTTCTGTTAGATTTAAATTTATTCAGTGCTCCACTAACAATATCTGAAATGCAAGACACACCGAGCAATcaaatttaaatatgaaatttgtCTTGCTCtattttcaactgaaatttAAGTTGCATTCTTTCAGAGATATAAAGCAAATCAGTTAGATGGCTGTTTTATGCACAGAAACCTACAGCCCAGATCTTATGGACATACTTATATTGCTTccacaacagcagaaaaattctgttaaaaaatatgcaaagaatTCTACTGATCATTATAGAGATATATGCCTTCCAATTTCTTGTAGGCACACTCAGAATTCAATACTTACTCACAGACTTCACTAAGCAATTCTCTTGTACCCGAGAAGAGGTTTGTGCTTTGACGTTAGGCCCAAATACAAGAATGAAGTTTCGGTCTTGCGAAGAATTAACACACACCTTTTCTGGGAactgttttataattttttcttaaaggcaaaataaattcCAGTAAAATACACACATgagcttttaatgtttttcctgctcttaagagagtaaaacagaagcaattttaTTAAGCGCTCCTGCAGCCAACAGTTGTATTTCCACGTGTTCCTTGCAAAGCTCAGCAAACTATAATGCTGCAGTGGTAGTTCTATGGTGACTGGTAGCTGTCAGgcagtttttcagaaatcatATTTGGATAAGTATACACTGAAGTGTAGTAATGTTACGCTTTACTGCAtctggagaaagaagagaagttGCATACTACCAGAACCTATTCTACAAAACTAACAAATTCTAACTGCTTCTCCTCAAAATTTGAACATTCACATACATTTATCACTTAGAAACTTAGGTGATGTCCCTTCTTCAAAAGATATTACACAAAAGCATGTCTTGGCTAAACATACACAGCAATAAAACCTTAAAGCCAATTGCTGTCAGGTTTAATATTCCAAGCATTAGCTAAatatacattcatatttttatagCAATACCTACAAGATCCATATTATATTTACAATTAAATCATGTAACTCTTGTAACTCTAGCGAGCCATGTAGCTTCTTGGTTTCAAGGTAAGAAGTGCTAcaatcttttaaagaaaaaacaaagtacaCATCTCAGTGAAATTCCCCTCAGCCTTACCTTTTTAAAACTGCTAGAAAATCACTTTCTCATCCACCTAGGTTTAGAAATGGTTAAACCAAGACTTTTTAGAAGTGAGCAAACTCACAGAAGTGTATTTAAATATCTTCTATTAAAGCTGTGTtgtctgaaaattaaatagTCAGCCAAACAAACTCAGTAGGAGCTGTTTCAGTTTCAAGACTCACTGAAATCAATTTGATAAATTGATAAAGATTTGATAAAGATTCGCTATCctacattaaatatttcagaagtcaGTAATAACGAATCATACACATGTAAAACGAGTTGGAAAGTACTTAGAAATTAATAAAGTAGATTAAGAAAGTCTGCACATATGCAATATATGCTAAGCCTACAGTGTATTTCCCTAAACATTTATGATCCTATATACACAAGACACACAACTGTGAGTGTTCAGTATATCGTAACCGATTCTTTGAAAGTTTCTAATTTACATAGAAATATTGCGCTTCCAAAAGTCTAATCCGCCCAGGGTCAGCATACCTGAAGTTGCAAAATTCAGTGGCTAAATCCTTCACGTGACATACTCACCCCCAACACTTCGGTGCCTCCTCCTCTTACATTCACTGGGAGACTCATTTTCACTGTCTTCATAGCCCCTCAGTGAGGGAGTAGACTGAAAGGCATCAACACCTAACATAGCAGGAATCTTTTCCAAGATAAACTCTGGTACCTGTCCTGAATTtgttgagaaatatttttaaagttaatttaaaagttaagaAGTTGTATACAAGTAAGTACAAGGCATTTTTATAAACATGTATCACTTACCAATTTCTTCTGCGTGATCAATGAACGTCTGCACCACAGAAGCCTGCAAACGAATTTTTTTTTCCGTACTCGTTgacaacttttcattttcatttgagtgCAAGAGGTTGGGAGCAAAAATCACTGCCAGATTACTGCTAtccattctgttttcattagatcttaaaaaaaaagtatatttttaaatttaaattactgGGACataagcagcagagagaaagagagagagaagaccAAGCAACACAaatactgttgaaaaaaaaaaaaggagtcatTCATTTGGGTGCTCACATACCAAGATTAGTGTGTTTACTTATGCAACCTAGTCACAGTAATTGCACAACATCTTGAAGCCAGTATGTCAGAGCCGCCCACCACTTTTTGGAAATGCAAGGTATCAGATTACGTTAGTTTCATAGGTTGctccttcagcttttcaaagaaggaggagaaacaCAGCTAAGAAAGACTAGAGTAAGCTTCAGCATAAGAAGGTTTTGTAAGAAAGCCCTTTGGatttaggaaggaaaagacTGTGCCAGAGTTACAGCAAATGGCTGCAAGTAAGAACATTTTCAAGTTAAAACCAATCACAGGAAGTTTGCTTGAAAAGAGAAGTCCACTGAATTTCGGAATGTTTACAGTCGCTGCCGTACATTACACTGACCTTAGGGACACAGTCCTCAGAAAGTTGAAAAAGTATCGCAGAGCTTCAATTGTTTTGTCAGTCATTAAGCACGAAAGCAACATAGTTGCAGTTTTCTTCCCATTTGCTAGCTGCTGAGCTTTGAGAAGGCCATCTTGTAGATGAGGTGGAAGGATGGGTTCTGGCAGCTCTCTAAAGAACTGTTTAAGAAGCCCTGCAACATCACATGGCAGTGCAGCTGAAAGGCCGTTTTCACCTTGATCCAGCTTACTCTGAAATTGTTCAGAAGAAACATGATTTCAAGTCTTCAGTATATTGCCAGAATTTTAAGATTAGGCATTAATTCTCTAGGCCACACCAGCCTTGTCATTATTTTAGCTAGTTACACTATCTATAAAGAGGCACAGATGATGTTATCAGATAACAAGCTTTTATTTACTGGCTCTCACTGTTCACATCCTTCTGGGGAGAACAGCCCTAAATGCCATCACAGTGTCCAGCATCTATACCTGCTAACAACTTTATCAGAAAAAGCTTGTGACTGAACAATCTGGAAAGATGAACAACCTATTGAGACATAACCAatatcaacaacaacaaaaaaagctttagaGAATACCTTTAAGGCTTTTAAACGAACCAGAGATCCAGACTTTCTAAAGAGCCCTTCAGTATGAACATGTTCTTCCAAGTATTCACAGGCATCAACCAGAAA is from Numida meleagris isolate 19003 breed g44 Domestic line chromosome 6, NumMel1.0, whole genome shotgun sequence and encodes:
- the ARHGAP11A gene encoding rho GTPase-activating protein 11A isoform X2, producing the protein MAEQRRGLLRLAVLQELRVSYGIKVKSGACLAAAKQHAAAAAGESKVFGTSFHALPQSLVPEFGYIPRFLVDACEYLEEHVHTEGLFRKSGSLVRLKALKSKLDQGENGLSAALPCDVAGLLKQFFRELPEPILPPHLQDGLLKAQQLANGKKTATMLLSCLMTDKTIEALRYFFNFLRTVSLRSNENRMDSSNLAVIFAPNLLHSNENEKLSTSTEKKIRLQASVVQTFIDHAEEIGQVPEFILEKIPAMLGVDAFQSTPSLRGYEDSENESPSECKRRRHRSVGVLSSMTPVVLTPSTKRKLPADCSQGLSSKKRRSFKHGFAFELLPSSIFNSSSTPASVQFEASPCVSLESPQTSLSPSTCGENHLSSTGNRRSKRLASKKLYRAESGKTGCFSPKISRKEMVRRSLRLKFGLGKSSRDVNVASGCAVGNRAENIGRRLASQPSLESRAECAKRGVLFSPCVNEKVCKKGSKNVSKSEENLLTPKCCNKVVYRMSWNSPTVKESQEISSSEGILQGNSSSESAFIFEKPPVLPDDYKLTAEDQQDNRLKLCEEANNLTAETLLKVKRAFSASGSNLHHLRADTQPSFSGVTGETLTETLHLTGLSREKELVAEVSQSPAKLESRELFYQQNQSDATDKQQPKKDEIKALEKKSFRTSIEIELQVQKPDIRNVVELPVTQVLIREDNLTVQNTSSKDDFKTLDSFGRKEELELMHPQTAENGTVKCCNSEEGTSKLPGAGQLPALQLPTSGNEVGSQYLQAENSARTLNKTSAVSDHGKVSDHIQWFNKLSLNDPSSVSKTKPPLKFQRTPVRQSVRRMNSLLEANKRSISSRLSIANDVGSPLVKSLSCDSALSCCTEKPNKNSIALSLRSESTFDQVSTSHCQLDLTSKSCCRHLYPSDKPDGSVRTAGIYRQKVTVHPSKSVLEDLTNHETVKSCLKVNADVNIPGFAPEKSTITRSAPAKEKARYRGSPKNPISKVKLLPAAKPVDL
- the ARHGAP11A gene encoding rho GTPase-activating protein 11A isoform X1 translates to MAEQRRGLLRLAVLQELRVSYGIKVKSGACLAAAKQHAAAAAGESKVFGTSFHALPQSLVPEFGYIPRFLVDACEYLEEHVHTEGLFRKSGSLVRLKALKSKLDQGENGLSAALPCDVAGLLKQFFRELPEPILPPHLQDGLLKAQQLANGKKTATMLLSCLMTDKTIEALRYFFNFLRTVSLRSNENRMDSSNLAVIFAPNLLHSNENEKLSTSTEKKIRLQASVVQTFIDHAEEIGQVPEFILEKIPAMLGVDAFQSTPSLRGYEDSENESPSECKRRRHRSVGDIVSGALNKFKSNRTPSTTPQQDRSVLSSMTPVVLTPSTKRKLPADCSQGLSSKKRRSFKHGFAFELLPSSIFNSSSTPASVQFEASPCVSLESPQTSLSPSTCGENHLSSTGNRRSKRLASKKLYRAESGKTGCFSPKISRKEMVRRSLRLKFGLGKSSRDVNVASGCAVGNRAENIGRRLASQPSLESRAECAKRGVLFSPCVNEKVCKKGSKNVSKSEENLLTPKCCNKVVYRMSWNSPTVKESQEISSSEGILQGNSSSESAFIFEKPPVLPDDYKLTAEDQQDNRLKLCEEANNLTAETLLKVKRAFSASGSNLHHLRADTQPSFSGVTGETLTETLHLTGLSREKELVAEVSQSPAKLESRELFYQQNQSDATDKQQPKKDEIKALEKKSFRTSIEIELQVQKPDIRNVVELPVTQVLIREDNLTVQNTSSKDDFKTLDSFGRKEELELMHPQTAENGTVKCCNSEEGTSKLPGAGQLPALQLPTSGNEVGSQYLQAENSARTLNKTSAVSDHGKVSDHIQWFNKLSLNDPSSVSKTKPPLKFQRTPVRQSVRRMNSLLEANKRSISSRLSIANDVGSPLVKSLSCDSALSCCTEKPNKNSIALSLRSESTFDQVSTSHCQLDLTSKSCCRHLYPSDKPDGSVRTAGIYRQKVTVHPSKSVLEDLTNHETVKSCLKVNADVNIPGFAPEKSTITRSAPAKEKARYRGSPKNPISKVKLLPAAKPVDL